In Sorghum bicolor cultivar BTx623 chromosome 8, Sorghum_bicolor_NCBIv3, whole genome shotgun sequence, one genomic interval encodes:
- the LOC8073485 gene encoding fibrous sheath CABYR-binding protein gives MPYPCRATTAKAPRARWPCHMLPPTPSSIKPRSHFGSSPDTPGLSHSKSTPHAWHHHHRSSMPLRAPAMDLDLDLDLAVQVSVPGEEDFAFVTTETHAAFLVLAHLPGYAKDEIDVRVGDAGTEVAVACARKDAAAFTVDVAAAVGRIRVAHRQVVTDGFRRVFDVPPGADVARITVGFDEDDALLVVILPKLLLPPEEDEAPRLDVDGATDSGVDVDVDEDLDLGDDDDASSSLELQHEDWVDVEEEPEPLRDVPVVTDVSVETPVPVDTDVAVETPVPVETPVPVVTDVAVETPVPVVTDVAVETPVEVEEEDRDVPVETPVEVDQVEAEPRVVDIECDVVFEPAPESEPLVETPIEVLGPPHREPEPPADVPQPPVDIPCDVESKPEPAVVQEPEEPKPPPPPAEEPVEEEPPGQEEEEEEEEEEEEPVQEPAAEEPVQEELPAEEPVQEEPPAEERVEEPQPVEAPAAEEPVQEPAAEEVVQEQPPAEAPAEEPAPEPPAAEEPAVELPKPATPPAEESSGGTTESEESSSSDGEGNQNGGKKKRGSRGRGSGRRRRRRRHGGFRLGLVVGPALILLALAVAAARRRRHQQQGQ, from the exons ATGCCATATCCGTGCCGTGCTACCACTGCAAAGGCACCTCGCGCTCGCTGGCCATGCCATATGCTGCCTCCAACTCCAAGCTCGATCAAGCCGCGCTCACATTTTGGGTCCAGTCCGGACACTCCAGGTTTAAGCCACAGCAAATCCACCCCACACGCATGGCACCACCACCACAGATCGTCCATGCCGCTGCGGGCGCCAGCCATGGACCTCGACCTCGACCTCGACCTCGCCGTCCAAGTCTCCGTCCCCGGCGAGGAGGACTTCGCCTTCGTCACCACCGAGACCCACGCCGCCTTCCTCGTCCTCGCCCACCTCCCTG gCTACGCCAAGGATGAGATCGACGTCCGCGTGGGCGACGCCGGCACGGAGGTGGCGGTGGCGTGCGCGAGGAAAGACGCCGCCGCCTTCACGGTGGACGTCGCCGCCGCGGTCGGGAGGATCCGCGTGGCGCACCGCCAGGTGGTGACGGACGGGTTCCGCCGCGTCTTCGACGTCCCGCCGGGCGCCGACGTGGCACGGATCACCGTCGGCTTCGACGAGGACGACGCCCTGCTCGTCGTCATCTTGCCCAAGCTCCTCCTCCCgccggaggaggacgaggcgccGCGGCTCGACGTCGACGGCGCCACCGACAGCGGCGTCGACGTCGACGTCGACGAGGACCTCGAcctcggcgacgacgacgacgcgtcGTCCAGCCTCGAGCTCCAGCATGAGGACTGGGTCGACGTCGAGGAGGAGCCTGAGCCGCTGCGTGACGTGCCCGTCGTCACTGACGTTTCCGTCGAGACTCCGGTGCCGGTGGACACGGACGTGGCCGTGGAGACTCCGGTGCCGGTGGAGACTCCGGTGCCGGTGGTCACGGACGTGGCGGTGGAGACGCCGGTGCCGGTCGTCACGGACGTGGCGGTGGAGACTCCCGTGGAGGTAGAGGAGGAGGACCGCGACGTGCCCGTGGAGACGCCGGTGGAGGTGGATCAGGTGGAGGCGGAGCCGCGGGTGGTGGACATCGAGTGCGACGTCGTGTTCGAGCCGGCGCCGGAGTCGGAGCCGCTAGTGGAGACGCCGATCGAAGTGCTCGGGCCGCCGCACCGCGAGCCCGAGCCGCCGGCCGACGTGCCGCAGCCGCCGGTGGACATACCCTGCGACGTGGAGTCGAAGCCAGAGCCGGCCGTCGTGCAGGAGCCCGAGGAGCCGaagccaccaccgccgccagcGGAGGAACCTGTGGAAGAAGAGCCACCggggcaagaagaagaagaagaagaagaagaagaagaagaagaacctgtcCAAGAGCCGGCGGCGGAGGAACCTGTGCAAGAAGAGCTGCCGGCGGAGGAACCTGTGCAAGAAGAGCCGCCGGCGGAAGAACGCGTGGAAGAGCCGCAGCCGGTCGAGGCGCCGGCGGCCGAGGAACCAGTGCAGGAGCCAGCCGCCGAGGAGGTGGTGCAAGAGCAGCCACCGGCTGAGGCGCCGGCCGAAGAACCTGCGCCGGAGCCGCCCGCCGCCGAAGAGCCCGCGGTGGAGCTTCCAAAGCCAGCGACACCACCAGCAGAGGAGAGTTCGGGAGGGACGACCGAGTCGGAGGAAAGCAGCAGCTCTGACGGCGAGGGGAACCAAAACGGTGGCAAGAAAAAACGCGGCAGCAGGGGAAGAGGGAgtgggcggcgacgacgacgacggagaCACGGCGGGTTCCGGCTCGGCCTGGTGGTCGGCCCCGCGCTGATCCTGCTCGCGCTCGCGGTGGCCGCGgccaggcggcggcggcatcaGCAACAAGGCCAGTGA